The Arabidopsis thaliana chromosome 5, partial sequence genomic interval AAGTTTAAACCCGCGGGCCTAATGggttttataaaatttaaacggATAGCCGGTTTTAGaaatcatagttttttttttttttgacaaagtttttttctttaaacttgTTAATCTGAGACAATTTAATTCTTTGaagaatatatgaaaacaCTAAATTAATCATGAACTTTTActatactaaaaaaataaagagatctTCAATCTTCAATGGTGGAAACtgaaaagtctttttttttactttaaaatttaatttaattagttaagtaaagaataaataaaaataccaaataaaaatcgtgaactttatttttaatgttatagTTTGATATCCACtgttaaaacatgaaaaagattGTACCAAAACCCATAGTTTCTAtgaaataatatcaaaacGGGCCTAAAAGGATTTAAATGGATCAATGCAAATTTAATGGATTTAAAGAGCAAAACTTAACGGAAATGGGCTTTAATAggcttaaatattttttggttaaacgGGCCGGGCTTAAACGGGCCGATCTGCCTGTTATAACatcactaaacaaaattatggactgcaacaacaataatgtcttcttttgcttagaagcgatttgaaactttttaagtAGTTAtgatgtatttattttctgtagATTGCTTTGatctattttttgtaatttttgtaattctgtcaaaaataaaatagtataaaatttaaccttttactaaaaagaaaaaaaacaagatctTGTGAgataaaagtattaaaaaaagtctcatacaaaaaaaaaattaaactaaaagtTTGTGTCAGACTTAATTAAGGCAATGTGGTGCTCACTTGAAGAAACTAAATcctattttaattaataaaagcaaataaataaactaagaTGGATGTAGTATGCCACACGTCCAATACCAATGTTTATCTTTGTAATATAAGGATTCtatgattttggttatttttaaaaatgtatatctttataaatcaatttaaaatctCTTGAGGTTTTGCTAATTTAGGTTattataagtaaataaatataactatttttaagCTACTatgttactattttttattttccttattaGTGAAATTTGTAGGATTTTCACACatgttaagaaaacatattaaaaaaaaatatttttgtgatttacaatTTGCAATAACTCTAAATTAATAGTactcaaatatgtttttttcaaaatttataactcatcaataataactaataaatattgcatagaaaacttaaaatatttttttggaaactaattttttttttagaaaataaaataataaggaACAAAGAGAGTATAAATTATGAACTATTGAAGATAATGATATCAATAACACATCATAATGATAAACAGCTCatctaaaaaaaatctcatatcCACCTTCTCCTCAATGTTTACAATCTGTATAGTGATGATATTTGTGACATGCTATGAAACGTTTCAACAAGATGGAGAACCATTTCCAATTAGAGGTCCTCTTACGAGGATCACGGTTAAAAACAATAACGATTATTTGCTTGGAATCCACTGTAAATCTAAAGATGATGATCTCGGTTTCCATATTCACAAAGAGGGTGAATTATATGGTTGGAAATTTCATGTAAATTTTCAGAATTCAACACTATATTTCTGTGGATTTAGCCAAGGACAAGATAATAAAGGCGTGTTCGACATAGACAGGGCGGAAAGAGATTTTTATAGATGTAGAAATTGTACATGGAATGCAAAAAAAGATAGTCTATATGGTTATAGCAACTTGCCTCAAACAGTTACATGGTTTTTTAAGTGGTTAAAATAGTACTAAATTGAATTATCATtgcaaatataaataaaataatcttttaaGAACTGTATAAAATTTGCATATTATGTTGTTaacctaaaataaaaacttgttgTCGAGCATATTAGAGCAAGTTTTAGTAAGAGAGCAAATAAGAGATGTGAGCCTTTAAAAGTATAAACTTTAAGAAGTGTCAATGGCTGTTT includes:
- a CDS encoding Plant self-incompatibility protein S1 family (Plant self-incompatibility protein S1 family; FUNCTIONS IN: molecular_function unknown; INVOLVED IN: biological_process unknown; LOCATED IN: endomembrane system; CONTAINS InterPro DOMAIN/s: Plant self-incompatibility S1 (InterPro:IPR010264); BEST Arabidopsis thaliana protein match is: Plant self-incompatibility protein S1 family (TAIR:AT5G06030.1); Has 1807 Blast hits to 1807 proteins in 277 species: Archae - 0; Bacteria - 0; Metazoa - 736; Fungi - 347; Plants - 385; Viruses - 0; Other Eukaryotes - 339 (source: NCBI BLink).); this encodes MINSSSKKNLISTFSSMFTICIVMIFVTCYETFQQDGEPFPIRGPLTRITVKNNNDYLLGIHCKSKDDDLGFHIHKEGELYGWKFHVNFQNSTLYFCGFSQGQDNKGVFDIDRAERDFYRCRNCTWNAKKDSLYGYSNLPQTVTWFFKWLK